In Natronococcus sp. AD-5, the genomic window CCCACTACTACGACGGCGAGCAGTACACCGGCGACTCGATCTCCGATGAGGACGTCGACTCGCTCCTCCTCTTCTCGGACCAGCTCGACCTTCACGACTACTCCGACAACCGTCACGAGAAGTTGCTCCGGCATGTTGTTCGAGCAGCCGAAAAGGTCGGTGGCCTGTCCGACGCCCTCGAGGAGCGCGAGGCCGCCGAGGATATCGTCCGCTGGATCAATCGCACCTACGACAAGCCCCGGACGAAGTGTGACTACCGCCTCGCCATCCGAGCGTTCGGAAAGCACGCACTCCGACTCGGTCCGAAGGGGGATCCCCCCGAGTCGATCGAGTGGATGTCCGCAAACACACCGCGGAACTATAACCCGCAGCCTTCGCGAGCGGACATGCTCCACTGGCAGGAAGACGTCCTCCCGCTCATCAACGATGGGACGACGAACGCTCGAAACAAGGCGCTCTTCGCCGTCCAGTTCGAAGGAGGGTTCCGGCCCCATTGCGAGCTCTACGAGCTCCGCGTCGGCGATGTCAAGAAGACCGCGTACGGAACCGAGATCGAGGTCGACGGGAAGACCGGTGAGCGGTCGGTCACCATGATTCTCGCGGTCCCCTACCTGAACCGCTGGCTCGGCGACCATCACCCGTACCCGGACGACGACTCCTACCTCTGGGTGAAGCACAACGGCGAGCGGATGTCTTACACGACGTTCATGCGGTATTTCAAACGAGCCGCCGACCGGATCGGACTCGACAAACCGGTGACCCCGAAGAACTTCCGGAAGTCGAACGCGACCTGGCTGGCGAAGCTCGGGAAGAACGAGAGCTTCATCGAGGACCGTCAGGGGCGAAAGCGCGGGAGCGACGCGATTTCCCACTACGTCGCGATGTACGGCGACGACCGAGCGAAGGAGTACGCCGAGCTCCACGGTCAGGATGTCGAGACGGAGGACCCCGCCGACTACACCCCTGTACGGTGCCTGAACTGCACCCAGAAGACGCCCCGCGACAAGGCGGTCTGCATGTGGTGCAATCATGCCCTTTCCCACGACGCCGCCGAGGACCTCGAACAAACGGAGGAGACCGTCAAGCAGCTTGCACTCCAGGCGGTCGCCGACGACCCATCGGTTATGGAGGAGATCCAGGACCGCCAGACCATCGTGAATCTGCTGCTCGAGGACGAGGAATTCTACCGGCAGGCGCTCTCGATGGCCGCCGAGATCGAGAGTGCCCCCGACGTCCGAGCCGACGGCGGGTGACGCGCTCACTGTCGCTCCCCTCCGCTGGCGATTGCCTCAAGCTCGTCCTTCAGGTCCTCCAAGTCCTTCTCGGGGGTGTGTCGGTCAAGATCCCCGTCGGCGAGGACGTCACCTTCAGCGACGTCGAGGCCGAGTACGACAGCTACGGTGAAGCGGCACGTGCGGCGACGTACCTCACCGAGCGCGCTCCGGGGGCCGGCATCTTCGAGACCGCCGACTACCTCAACGTCAACGCGCCACCCGCCGACTGGGGACCGGCCCCGATGGCGATCACGCGGCCATCGCGCGTCTACCGAATGTGCGCCCACCACGAGGGC contains:
- a CDS encoding tyrosine-type recombinase/integrase, with translation MSKRDRITDLRDRIRDGGAAHYYDGEQYTGDSISDEDVDSLLLFSDQLDLHDYSDNRHEKLLRHVVRAAEKVGGLSDALEEREAAEDIVRWINRTYDKPRTKCDYRLAIRAFGKHALRLGPKGDPPESIEWMSANTPRNYNPQPSRADMLHWQEDVLPLINDGTTNARNKALFAVQFEGGFRPHCELYELRVGDVKKTAYGTEIEVDGKTGERSVTMILAVPYLNRWLGDHHPYPDDDSYLWVKHNGERMSYTTFMRYFKRAADRIGLDKPVTPKNFRKSNATWLAKLGKNESFIEDRQGRKRGSDAISHYVAMYGDDRAKEYAELHGQDVETEDPADYTPVRCLNCTQKTPRDKAVCMWCNHALSHDAAEDLEQTEETVKQLALQAVADDPSVMEEIQDRQTIVNLLLEDEEFYRQALSMAAEIESAPDVRADGG